A genomic window from Halorubrum trapanicum includes:
- a CDS encoding NUDIX hydrolase, protein METTRHFTATTYIVHDGATALHDHERLGIKLPPGGHVDRDELPHEAARREVREETGLTPELVATESEVTGPNTRGLPEPAHLMLHDINVHEDGSVGHQHVDHLYYARVDSREIAPNGDDEVDPARWRWYTSEELAASDLPDDVVDLGREAIAAVGGD, encoded by the coding sequence ATGGAGACGACTCGCCACTTCACGGCGACGACGTACATCGTCCACGACGGCGCGACGGCCCTTCACGACCACGAGCGGCTCGGAATTAAGCTGCCTCCCGGCGGGCACGTGGACCGCGACGAGCTCCCGCACGAGGCCGCTCGCCGCGAGGTCCGCGAGGAGACGGGGCTGACCCCCGAGCTGGTCGCGACGGAGTCCGAGGTTACGGGCCCGAACACCCGCGGGCTCCCGGAGCCGGCCCACCTCATGCTCCACGATATCAACGTCCACGAGGACGGGTCGGTGGGCCACCAGCACGTCGACCACCTCTACTACGCCCGCGTCGACTCCCGCGAGATCGCTCCCAACGGGGACGACGAGGTCGACCCGGCGCGCTGGCGCTGGTACACCTCGGAGGAACTGGCGGCGAGCGACCTCCCGGACGACGTCGTCGACCTCGGTCGAGAGGCGATCGCCGCCGTCGGAGGGGACTGA
- a CDS encoding transcription initiation factor IIB family protein → MSENLRTYTTENVDDESETESESEAEELRCPECGGQLATDTEHGETVCVDCGLVVEEDEIDRGPEWRAFDSKEKDSKSRVGAPTTNMMHDKGLSTNIGWQDKDAYGKSLSSRQREKMQRLRTWNERFRTRDSKERNLKQALGEIDRMASALGLPDNVRETASVIYRRALDEDLLPGRSIEGVSTASLYAAARQAGTPRSLDEIAGVSRVEKDEIARTYRYVVRELKLEIQPADPESYVPRFASDLGLSDEAERRARSLLDTAKEQGIHSGKSPVGLAAAAVYAASLLVNEKVTQSEVSEVANISEVTIRNRYHELLEAEDSVALN, encoded by the coding sequence ATGAGCGAGAACCTTCGAACGTACACGACCGAGAACGTCGACGACGAGAGCGAGACCGAGTCGGAGAGCGAGGCAGAGGAGCTGCGGTGCCCCGAGTGCGGCGGCCAGCTCGCGACCGACACGGAACACGGCGAGACCGTCTGTGTCGACTGCGGGCTGGTCGTCGAGGAGGACGAGATCGACCGCGGGCCGGAGTGGCGCGCGTTCGACTCCAAGGAGAAGGACAGCAAGTCGCGGGTGGGCGCCCCGACGACGAACATGATGCACGACAAGGGGCTCTCGACGAACATCGGCTGGCAGGACAAAGACGCCTACGGCAAGTCGCTGTCCAGCCGACAGCGCGAGAAGATGCAGCGGCTGCGGACGTGGAACGAGCGGTTCCGCACCCGAGACTCCAAGGAGCGAAACCTCAAGCAGGCGCTCGGCGAGATCGACCGCATGGCCAGCGCGCTCGGCCTCCCCGACAACGTCCGCGAGACCGCCTCCGTCATCTACCGCCGCGCGCTCGACGAGGACCTGCTCCCAGGCCGCTCCATCGAGGGCGTCTCGACGGCGTCGCTGTACGCCGCCGCCCGACAGGCGGGGACGCCCCGCAGCCTCGACGAGATCGCGGGCGTCTCCCGGGTGGAGAAAGACGAGATCGCCCGGACGTACCGCTACGTCGTCCGCGAGCTGAAGCTGGAGATCCAGCCCGCCGACCCCGAGAGCTACGTCCCGCGGTTCGCCTCCGACCTCGGCCTCTCCGACGAGGCCGAGCGCCGCGCCCGCAGCCTGCTCGACACGGCGAAGGAACAGGGGATCCACTCCGGCAAGTCGCCGGTCGGGCTCGCCGCGGCCGCCGTCTACGCCGCCTCCCTGCTCGTCAACGAGAAGGTGACCCAGAGCGAGGTCAGCGAGGTCGCGAACATCAGTGAGGTCACCATCCGGAACCGGTACCACGAGCTCCTCGAGGCCGAGGACTCGGTCGCGCTGAACTGA
- a CDS encoding cupin domain-containing protein has translation MPPINADDLSWTAPDADDAAWRRKRLGAAAGGEDLGCSLYELPPGERSWPYHYHTANEEALYVLAGEGTLRLDEETHPLRPGEYAAFPADASGGHRVVNDGDDTLRYLVVSTMREPDVTLYPDSEKFGVYVGSPPGGREERSLSGYYRIGDDVGYWEDEERG, from the coding sequence ATGCCACCTATCAACGCGGACGACCTGTCGTGGACGGCCCCCGACGCGGACGACGCCGCCTGGCGGCGGAAGCGTCTGGGCGCGGCGGCGGGCGGCGAGGACCTCGGGTGTAGCCTCTACGAACTGCCGCCCGGAGAGCGGTCGTGGCCGTACCACTACCACACGGCCAACGAGGAGGCGCTGTACGTCCTCGCGGGCGAAGGCACGCTGCGGCTGGACGAGGAGACGCACCCGCTTCGACCGGGGGAGTACGCCGCGTTCCCCGCCGACGCCTCGGGCGGCCATCGCGTGGTGAACGACGGCGACGACACGCTGCGTTACCTCGTCGTCTCGACGATGCGGGAGCCCGACGTGACCCTGTACCCCGACTCGGAGAAGTTCGGCGTGTACGTCGGCTCGCCGCCCGGCGGCCGCGAGGAGCGGTCGCTGTCGGGATACTATCGGATCGGCGACGACGTGGGGTACTGGGAGGACGAAGAACGCGGATGA